A genomic stretch from Candidatus Bathyanammoxibius amoris includes:
- a CDS encoding NEW3 domain-containing protein, translating to MRQKLRSCVTLFCCVLCLQLASFPGARGGEGEFPDLVISGYGKLVEDNPWLHLRDAVAPGDTVVYTITITNQGNTTYEGPVNVGAYGLPESWQAEASTAQVTLPPYGQEQATYDMKVPVVIPGNAVPGEYVAVFRIEPVQGEERTYNNVHRVPINILPPQPDLDIVDIRWTPVNPSVFDRPDIEVIIRNKGTADAGAFRLELDVQVGSEAYTTHLEADVPGLKQGETLSWRFGEIQGTGTFSTRYNRNVVKAAINTDRRVTEHNYINNERVKYISVIEGPLHVDLDWKPRSPTTQDDIDFFFTVVNEGGVRWMFPDYRRDGSGATIILRYWPISDFNAAKIVEEGIWVLGPGKSVTYHIREKIPEPGEYRVKCEIYAGYPYWTVTQTPEMALTVSAP from the coding sequence ATGAGGCAGAAACTTCGCTCATGCGTCACGCTATTTTGTTGTGTCCTGTGTCTTCAACTCGCCTCTTTTCCGGGGGCCCGCGGTGGAGAGGGAGAATTCCCGGACCTCGTCATCTCCGGCTACGGTAAGCTTGTGGAAGACAACCCCTGGCTCCACCTGCGCGACGCCGTAGCCCCTGGTGATACCGTCGTCTATACTATTACCATAACAAATCAGGGCAACACCACCTACGAGGGGCCGGTAAACGTCGGGGCATACGGCCTCCCTGAGAGCTGGCAGGCAGAAGCCTCCACGGCCCAGGTTACGCTTCCTCCCTATGGTCAGGAACAGGCCACTTATGACATGAAGGTCCCGGTTGTCATACCTGGCAACGCCGTTCCGGGTGAATACGTAGCTGTCTTTCGCATAGAGCCGGTTCAGGGAGAAGAACGTACGTACAATAACGTTCACAGGGTTCCAATAAATATATTACCCCCTCAACCTGACCTGGATATCGTGGACATCCGCTGGACGCCGGTAAATCCCTCGGTGTTCGACCGGCCGGATATTGAGGTCATCATACGTAACAAAGGAACTGCCGACGCCGGGGCTTTCAGGCTTGAGCTTGACGTGCAGGTCGGGAGCGAGGCGTATACTACCCACCTGGAGGCCGACGTTCCGGGCCTGAAGCAGGGCGAGACCCTCTCATGGAGATTTGGAGAAATCCAGGGTACGGGCACCTTCTCCACCAGATATAACAGAAACGTGGTTAAGGCCGCTATCAACACAGACCGCCGCGTCACCGAGCACAACTATATCAACAACGAACGCGTAAAGTACATTTCTGTAATCGAGGGGCCGCTGCACGTAGATTTAGACTGGAAACCGCGCAGCCCGACGACACAGGATGATATCGATTTTTTCTTTACCGTCGTCAATGAAGGAGGCGTGCGCTGGATGTTCCCCGACTACAGGCGCGACGGCAGCGGCGCTACGATAATCCTGCGCTATTGGCCAATCAGCGACTTCAACGCCGCCAAAATTGTAGAGGAGGGTATCTGGGTCCTTGGCCCCGGGAAAAGCGTTACTTACCATATTCGTGAGAAGATACCGGAGCCGGGGGAATACAGGGTCAAGTGCGAGATATATGCCGGCTACCCCTACTGGACCGTTACCCAGACGCCTGAGATGGCGCTCACCGTATCAGCACCCTAG
- a CDS encoding nickel-dependent lactate racemase, translated as MQRIEDVASATGQELLKLQPASRVKAGDTVAVTAGSRGIADIALITRTVIKTLQNLEAKPFIIPAMGSHGGATAEGQAAVLAGYGITEARMGVPIRSSMEVVDMGTSPLGFPVHMDKHAAGADHIVLINRIKTHTRFSGRIESGLVKMLLVGLGKQPAATIYHRATQEYSFDEIINDTVPILLKKLPVLLGLAVIENARGEVAGLEAVLPDRLLEREPELLEKAVSLTAKLPFNEIDLLVVDEMGKDISGTGIDTSIIGRKEHSNIKIKRIFVRDLTGKSDGNACGIGFADFTTKRLVDKINIADTDVNCITALRPEGAKIPPTCATDREALTQALDTLGLVKPEHARIVRIKSTRDLEELSVSDAYTGELNGRRDLETVSEAATMSFDTEGNLLP; from the coding sequence ATGCAAAGGATTGAAGACGTCGCCTCTGCAACCGGGCAAGAACTCCTGAAACTTCAACCCGCTTCAAGGGTAAAAGCAGGCGATACCGTGGCGGTTACCGCCGGCAGCCGGGGTATCGCGGATATAGCACTTATTACCCGGACGGTGATAAAAACACTCCAAAACCTGGAGGCTAAACCGTTTATAATCCCTGCCATGGGCAGCCATGGCGGTGCCACCGCGGAGGGGCAGGCCGCAGTGCTGGCCGGGTATGGAATTACGGAGGCCCGCATGGGCGTCCCCATCAGGTCCTCAATGGAGGTGGTAGATATGGGCACCAGCCCCCTTGGGTTTCCTGTGCATATGGACAAACATGCTGCCGGGGCAGACCACATAGTCCTCATCAACCGCATCAAGACACATACACGCTTTAGCGGCAGAATTGAGAGCGGTCTCGTCAAGATGCTCCTTGTAGGGCTGGGCAAGCAGCCCGCTGCCACAATATACCACCGCGCGACACAGGAATATTCATTCGACGAAATCATAAACGACACAGTCCCTATCCTCCTGAAAAAGCTCCCCGTCCTTTTAGGCCTGGCCGTCATTGAAAACGCCAGGGGCGAAGTTGCGGGGCTGGAGGCCGTATTACCGGACAGACTTCTGGAGAGGGAACCGGAACTCCTGGAGAAGGCTGTCAGCCTGACGGCAAAACTGCCCTTCAATGAGATTGACCTCCTGGTCGTAGACGAGATGGGCAAAGACATCTCGGGTACTGGAATAGACACGTCAATCATCGGGAGGAAAGAACACTCCAATATAAAAATAAAAAGGATATTTGTCAGAGACCTTACAGGTAAATCCGACGGCAACGCCTGTGGGATCGGGTTTGCCGACTTTACCACCAAACGCCTTGTCGACAAGATAAACATTGCCGACACGGACGTAAACTGTATTACCGCCCTGAGGCCCGAGGGGGCCAAGATTCCCCCAACCTGTGCTACTGACAGGGAGGCCCTGACACAGGCACTAGACACGCTGGGTCTCGTTAAACCTGAACATGCGCGTATCGTAAGGATAAAGAGCACCCGGGACCTCGAAGAACTGAGCGTCTCAGATGCCTATACTGGTGAATTAAACGGACGCCGGGACCTGGAAACAGTCTCGGAGGCGGCAACCATGTCCTTTGACACCGAGGGAAACCTTTTGCCGTAA
- a CDS encoding DUF502 domain-containing protein, with translation MDRRKILKERELHKKRKGRRGFIHIFTTDIKKRLIAGAIVLLPLYITFYVLKLLFTFAGGTMVPVVQRIFLRSDWVQLRVPDSVLTPLMFLIGLIMLFLLLYFAGAFATNFIGRRIISFGESILERMPLVKNIYGTTKQLIRSATLPGKGAFKRVVLVDFPRRGSKALGFVTGSFQLKDGSTLVSVFVSTSPNPTSGFVVLFPESDVEDTHLSVEEGFKVIVSGGILTPGFVEEAKKTHPF, from the coding sequence ATGGATCGCAGAAAAATACTCAAAGAACGTGAACTACATAAAAAACGCAAAGGGCGCCGTGGCTTTATACACATATTCACTACGGACATAAAGAAGAGGCTCATTGCGGGCGCCATCGTCCTGCTGCCCCTATACATCACGTTCTACGTCCTCAAACTGCTCTTTACCTTTGCCGGTGGAACCATGGTGCCTGTGGTTCAGAGGATATTCCTCAGGTCGGACTGGGTGCAGTTGAGGGTGCCCGACTCGGTGCTGACCCCCCTGATGTTCCTTATCGGGCTGATAATGCTTTTTCTGCTCCTTTATTTTGCCGGTGCCTTCGCCACAAACTTTATCGGTAGGAGAATTATATCTTTCGGTGAGAGCATACTGGAGAGAATGCCCTTGGTAAAGAATATCTACGGCACAACGAAACAGCTTATTCGCAGCGCCACTCTTCCGGGCAAGGGGGCCTTTAAACGGGTGGTGCTGGTCGATTTTCCAAGGAGGGGGTCGAAGGCCCTCGGTTTTGTAACGGGTTCTTTTCAACTTAAAGACGGGAGCACGCTGGTAAGCGTTTTTGTCTCCACCTCACCTAACCCCACTTCCGGTTTTGTTGTGCTCTTTCCCGAGTCTGATGTGGAAGACACCCATCTAAGCGTAGAAGAAGGGTTTAAGGTCATTGTCTCCGGCGGTATCCTTACCCCTGGTTTTGTGGAAGAGGCAAAAAAGACTCACCCGTTCTAA
- the ispH gene encoding 4-hydroxy-3-methylbut-2-enyl diphosphate reductase, with protein sequence MVAKTAGFCMGVRRAVDIALNAAQSENRKNGNIYTDGPLIHNPQVLELLRARGISAVEDGLDVSGCTVVIRAHGITPSRRDRIESMGAKICDATCPRVTRVQSIIKRYSSQGFSTIIVGDEGHAEVVGLLGHAEGAGHVVGSVEDIEKLPPLDKVCVVAQTTQDKRLYKQITSLLKKKYAHCQVFNTICHSTNDRQAEVIDLCQEVDAMVVVGGRGSANTTRLVRICEREGVPTFHVETEKELEFDNFSDFDVVGITAGASTPQWLTKRIEDRIATYEKHKTARMWGMAKAVFNIFVGSCLYLGIGAIALSYANTILLGVEPKMIYCIIAALFLFSMHVLNNTANREAAAISEPTIATLYDSYRSVFLVLGFAGIFASYGLALVLDFSVFLMLFLASVFFVIAFRLQVVPSSVSSLLRYKGLEQFAGSKEIFFGIAWALTTALIPFLVSDSQNLSALGVAMAFTFSIAFIRAVLLDIRDIHVDRIVGRDTIPIALGNKWTKIMLVTVAILMASVLTLSPTFGWTSTFSYFLIPCVIYACFYLYLYHVRLIGEGLMCEAVVDFNFMLSGIIAFYMSKWAL encoded by the coding sequence GTGGTTGCCAAAACGGCAGGATTCTGTATGGGCGTGCGCCGGGCAGTGGACATAGCCCTTAATGCGGCGCAGAGCGAAAACCGCAAAAACGGCAATATATATACGGACGGCCCCTTAATCCATAACCCTCAGGTGTTGGAGCTGTTAAGGGCAAGGGGCATCAGTGCCGTAGAGGACGGCCTGGATGTCTCTGGATGTACCGTGGTAATAAGGGCCCACGGTATCACCCCCTCCCGAAGAGACAGGATTGAATCTATGGGGGCGAAGATTTGTGACGCCACCTGCCCCCGCGTGACACGGGTGCAATCCATTATAAAGAGATACTCCTCGCAGGGCTTCTCTACTATTATAGTCGGTGACGAGGGACACGCTGAGGTAGTGGGGCTTCTGGGACATGCGGAGGGCGCCGGCCACGTGGTTGGCTCGGTCGAAGACATAGAGAAGCTCCCCCCCCTGGACAAGGTATGCGTGGTGGCCCAGACTACTCAGGACAAGCGGCTCTACAAACAAATAACCTCCCTGCTCAAAAAGAAATATGCCCACTGTCAGGTCTTTAATACTATCTGTCATTCCACCAATGACAGACAGGCGGAGGTAATAGACCTTTGTCAAGAAGTGGATGCTATGGTGGTCGTCGGCGGCAGGGGAAGCGCCAATACGACCCGATTGGTACGGATATGCGAGAGAGAAGGGGTTCCCACCTTTCATGTCGAAACGGAAAAAGAATTGGAATTTGACAACTTTAGCGATTTTGACGTTGTGGGTATAACAGCCGGGGCTTCCACTCCGCAATGGTTGACAAAGAGGATTGAAGACAGGATTGCCACTTATGAAAAACACAAGACTGCCAGGATGTGGGGCATGGCAAAGGCGGTTTTCAACATATTTGTCGGAAGTTGTCTCTATCTTGGGATCGGCGCGATAGCCCTGAGTTATGCCAACACCATTCTGCTTGGCGTTGAGCCCAAGATGATCTACTGTATAATCGCGGCGTTGTTCCTGTTCTCCATGCATGTATTGAATAACACCGCCAACAGAGAGGCGGCAGCCATAAGTGAACCCACTATAGCAACGCTCTATGACAGCTACAGGTCCGTATTTCTGGTACTTGGTTTTGCCGGTATATTCGCCAGTTACGGGTTAGCCTTAGTACTGGACTTTTCGGTCTTCCTGATGTTATTCCTGGCCAGCGTCTTTTTTGTAATCGCCTTTCGACTACAGGTCGTGCCTTCAAGCGTTTCGAGCCTCTTGAGGTATAAGGGGCTTGAGCAGTTTGCGGGTTCAAAAGAAATTTTCTTTGGAATAGCCTGGGCCCTGACTACAGCCCTTATACCGTTTTTGGTCAGCGATTCGCAAAACCTCTCGGCCTTGGGGGTGGCCATGGCCTTCACATTCAGCATCGCATTCATCCGGGCCGTTCTCTTAGATATCCGGGACATTCATGTAGACAGGATTGTCGGCAGGGACACTATCCCAATAGCCCTTGGCAATAAGTGGACCAAGATAATGCTTGTCACTGTCGCAATCTTAATGGCCTCTGTTCTGACCTTGAGTCCCACTTTTGGGTGGACGTCTACGTTTAGCTATTTCCTCATCCCTTGTGTTATCTACGCCTGTTTCTACCTTTACCTGTATCATGTCAGGCTCATCGGCGAGGGCTTGATGTGCGAGGCGGTTGTGGATTTTAATTTCATGTTGTCCGGGATTATTGCCTTTTACATGTCTAAATGGGCCTTGTAG